AAGACCTGCGCGCGATTGCGCACGTCGAGCGTCTGACGCAGATGGGCGTGCACTCCCTGAAGATCGAAGGTCGCACCAAGTCTTACTACTACTGCGCCCGTACCGCACAGGTCTATCGCAAAGCGATTGACGACGCGGCGGCGGGTAAACCGTTCGATACCACCCTGCTGGAAACCCTCGAAGGTCTGGCGCATCGCGGCTACACCGAAGGCTTCCTGCGCCGTCATACCCATGACGATTACCAGAACTACGAACACGGCTACTCGATTTCCGAGCGCCAGCAGTTTGTCGGCGACTTCACTGGCGCGCGTAAAGGCCCGCTGGCGGCAGTCGCGGTGAAAAACAAATTCACCAAAGGCGACAGCCTGGAGCTTATGACCCCACAAGGTAATATCAACTTCACGCTGGAGCATCTGGAAAACGGTAAAGGCGAAGCCATCACCGTGGCGCCTGGCGACGGGCACACCGTATGGCTGCCAGTGCCGGAAGAAGTGGAGCTGGAATACGCCCTGTTGATGCGCAATTTTGATGGCGAAAGCACCCGCAATCCGCACAACAAATAGTTAAGTTAGGGTATTTTTTCAGCATGGGATAATTCTTAGAAACGGATCACATACCGCTTCGTTCAATAAGGGTATTATCCCCTCCGCTGAAAAACATAACCCATAAATGCTAGCTGTACCAGGAACCACCTCCTTAGCCTGCGTAATCTCCCTTACGCAGGCTTATTTTTTGCCTTTCATCCTGTTCTTACGCGCTTTTTCCCTCCCTGAGATACACTCTTGATAGAGCTAAATAGGGAGCAACCTTGGATGTCGACATATCCGGATAGTTTACTGATCCTCAACGGCAAAAGTGCGGGCAATGACCTTCTGCGCCAGGCGATTGCTGATTTGCGTGAAAGTGGCGCACAAATTCACGTCCGTGTGACCTGGGAAAAAGGCGACGCGGCTCGCTATATTGACGAGGCCTGTCGGCTGGGCGTCGCAACGGTGATCGCCGGTGGCGGCGATGGGACGATTAATGAAGTGGCAAGCGCACTGATAGAACGCAATGCCGCGCAGCGCCCGGTGATGGGCATTTTACCCCTTGGTACCGCCAATGATTTCGCCACCAGCGCGGGTATTCCAGAAAGCATGGATAAAGCCTTACAGCTGGCGATCGTCGGGAAAGCCACCGCGGTCGATATCGCCCAGGTCAATGATAAAACCTGTTTCATCAACATGGCGACAGGTGGATTTGGCACGCGTATTACCAGCGAAACGCCAGAGAAACTCAAAGCCGCGCTTGGCGGGGTATCGTATTTGATTCACGGGCTGATGCGCATGGATATGCTCAAACCCGACCGCTGCGAAATTAACGGTGAAAATTTCCACTGGCAGGGCGACGCGCTGGTTATTGGGATTGGTAACGGACGTCAGGCGGGCGGAGGACAACAGCTTTGCCCGGAAGCGCTGATCAACGATGGTCTGTTACAGCTGAGGATTTTCACCAGCGACGGAATGCTGCCCGCGCTGTTCACCACCCTGACCCGCCCGGAAGAAAGCCCGAACGTGCTCGACGGACAGTCGGCGTGGTTTGAGATTATTGCCCCACACGGAATGACCTTTAACCTCGACGGTGAACCACTGAGCGGCGAGCATTTCCGCATTTCCCTGCTCTCCGGCGCGCTGGAGTGCCGGTTGCCGCCGGATTGCGTGCTTCTACGGTAACGGCTATGCCCGGCGGCGCAACGCTTGCACGGGCCTAAAGGGTTGTGCGGTCTGGTGCCCTCACCCCGGGCCTCTACCACAGGGAGAGGGTGAAAACATAAAAAACGGCAACGATGTTGCCGTTTTGCATTGACCTTGTAGGCCGGGTAAGGTGCAGCCGCCACCCGGCCATAAAAGCCTCACTCAATACGCCGCCACTTCCCGCGCCATCTCGCGGGTGTACTGTTGGCTGGCGTTCACCAGCATTCGCGTATAGTCGGTTTTCGCGTTTCCGGCGACCAGCTCATCTACGGTCAACGTTTCCAGAATCTTGCCGTATTGCATCACCGCCACTTTCTGGCACAGATGGGCAATCACGCCGAGATCGTGCGTCACCATCAGATAGGTGAGATTCGATTCGCGCTGCAGTTCTGCCAGCAGATTTAAAATCTCCGCCTGCACTGACACGTCCAGCGCCGACGTGGGTTCATCCAGCAGCAGCACCTGCGGCTCCAGAATCAGCGCCCTGGCGATAGCCACGCGCTGACGCTGACCACCGGAAAGTTGATGCGGAAAGCGATCGCGAAACGCCCGGTTCAGCCCTACTTTGTCGAGTAAACCATGAATGCGCCGATCGCGGTCCGAAATGCCGTGAATTTGCAGCGGCTCTTCCAGAATATCGCCAATCGTGTGACGCGGATGCAGCGATCCATACGGGTCCTGAAACACCATTTGCACCCGGCGGCAGCGTTCGGCGTTGATCTTTCGCCCCAGCGGAATACCGTCGATCGCCAGTTCGCCGTCCCAGTGGGTAAACAACCCGGCCAGACATTTCAGCACCGTGGTTTTGCCGGAACCCGATTCCCCCACCAGCCCGTAAATCTCCCCTTCCCCGACGCTAATGTTCACCTCGTCGAGCACCTGATTACGCTTTTCACCCTCGCCAAAAGCCAGGTTGAGGTTTTTAATCTCGATCATCTCTGCTCCTTATTCGGTGAGCCAGCTGGCCTGGCGCTGCAATACGGGCAGCACCGGACGGCGATGGTTAAGTTCCGGCAATGCGCTGATTAGGCCCTGGGTATAAGGATGCTGCGCGTTGTGCAGATCGCAGGCAGCGATGGACTCCACCACCCGGCCGGCATACATCACCAGCACCCGGTCGCAAAAACTGCGCACCAGGTTTATGTCATGGCTAATAAAAATAAGCCCCAGACCACGCGATTTAACCAGATCGTCGAGCAATCCCAGCACCTGCAAGCGCACGGAAATGTCGAGCGCAGAGGTCGGTTCATCGGCGATCACCAGTTCGGGATCGGTTATGAGCATCATAGCGATCATGATGCGCTGCCCCTGTCCGCCGGAAATTTCGTGCGGATACAGGTGATAGACCCGCTCCGGCTGGCGGATGCGCACCACGTCGAGCATCTCCAGCACTTTGGCTTTCGCCTCGGCTTTGCGCCCCGGATGGTGCGTCAGCCAGGCTTCGGCAATCTGATCGCCGACGCAGACCACCGGATTGAGGGAATATTTCGGGTCCTGCATGATCATCGAGATGCGCTTGCCGCGAATGCCGCGCATTTGCGCCTCGCTGACGGTGCGCAAATCAACATCGCCAAACTGCATTCTGGTTGCGCTGATCCGCGCCTTCGCCGGATGCAGACGCAGCAGCGCCCGCCCGACGGTGGATTTCCCGGAACCCGACTCACCGACAATCGCCAGCTTCTCGCGTCCTAACTGAAAAGAGACGCCGCGTACGGCGTTGGTCACCGCGCCGCCGTTGATAAAATCGACGTGCAGATCGCGCACGTCGAGCAGTGGAGCGTTATTCGCTGCGAGGATCGAGGATGTCACGTAGGCCATCTCCTAAGAAGTTGAACGCCAGGCTGTTGATCAGGATAGCCAGCCCCGGAATAGTCACTACCCACCAGCACTCCATCATGTAGGTGCGCCCGCTGGAGATCATCGCGCCCCACTCCGGCTCCGGCGGCTGCGCGCCGAGGCCGAGAAAGCCCAGACCGGCGGCGGTCAGAATGATCCCGGCCATATTCATGGTGATACGAATAATCACCGACGGCAGGCACAGGGGAACAATATGTCGCCACAGCACACGCACCGGGGACGCACCCTGTAAACGCACCGCCGAGATAAAATCGGCCTGGCGCAGCGAGAGCGTTTCCGCCCGCGCCAGACGGGCAATCGGCGGCCAGGCAGTAATCGTAATGGCAATCACCACGTGCTCCAGCCCCGGACCGAGTGCGGCGACAAACGCCAGCGCCAGCACCAGGCTTGGGAAAGAGATAAAGATATCCGTCACCCGCATCAGCACCGCATCGACTTTGCCGCCGAAATATCCGGCGGTGACGCCCAGCAGCAACCCTAAAGGCCCTACGGTGACTGACACCAGCAGCACGATATACAGCGTGATGCGCGAGCCGTACACCAGGCGGCTGAAAATATCGCGGCCAAACTCATCGGTGCCAAACCAGTGCCGGGCATTCGGCGCGACCAGCGCATTGTTGAGGTCTTGCACCAGCGGGTTATACGGTGCAATCAGCGGGGCAAAGGCGGCGACGATCAGCAGCAGCAGAACAATTCCGCCACCGATTGCCGTCAGCGGGTTGCGCGCCATTTTGCCGACAAAACCGGCCCCACGGTTCAGGCGGCGTTTGATACGCTGGCGGCTTTCGCGGTTAGCGGCCCCCAGCGGCGTATCCAGAGAAACGGTCATGATTTCGTCCTCGGGTCAAAGAGTTGATACAGCATGTCGGAGAGCAGGTTGAGCATCACAAAGATGACCCCCACCAGCAGCACGCAGCCCATTACCGCATTCATATCGCCGAGCAGCAGGCTGCCGGTGAGATAAGAACCAAAACCGGGCCACGAGAAGACGGTTTCAATCAGCACCGCGCCTTCCAGCAGCGAGCCGTAGGCCAACGCGACCACCGTTAACAGCTGCACCAGGATATTGCGAAACGCGTGATTCCAGATAACCTGCCGCTCGGTTAAGCCTTTCACCCGCGCGGTGATGATGAACTCCTGCGAGAGCTGCGCCAGCATAAAGCTGCGGGTCATACGGCTGATGTAGGCCAGCGAGTGGAAGCCGAGCAATGACGCGGGCAGCACCAGATGATTGATCGCGTTCCAGAACACGGCGCTGTTGCCCGCCAGGAGTGCATCGACGGTCATCAGCCCGGTCCGGCGCGGCACGATACCGTCCAGCCCCAAATCCAGCCTTCCGGCACCACCCACCCAGCCGAGCCAGGCGTAGAACAGCAGCAGCCCCATCATCCCGACCCAGAAAATCGGCGTGGAATAACCCGCCAGGCTAATAATGCGCACCACATAATCAGACAGGCTATTGCGCCGCGCCGCCGCCAGCACGCCCAGCGGAATGCCTAAACCCGCGCCAACGACGATCGCCATCGTTGCCAGCTCCAGCGTCGCCGGGAAGACGCGCAGGATATCGTCCGTCACCGGTTTGCCGGTCAGCAGCGCATTCCCCAAATCACCATGCAGGAGATTGTTCAGGTAAATGCCGAATTGCGTCAGCAAGGATTGATCGAAGCCCAGCTGGTGATAAACCTGCTGATAGGTGCTGTGGTCGGCGTCCGGCCCGACAATCGCCAGCACCGGATCAACCGGCATCACGCGACCGATAAAAAAGGTCAGCAGCAGCAGGCCAAACAGCGTCACCAGCACCTGCGTCAGCCGCTTCGAGAAACGGCGGGTACGGGAGCCGGGCGAGAGGATCGCGACGCTCATTGTTCACCTCCGGTTTTGTAGACTTCACGCAGGAACGTGGTGGCCGACGGGTGCGACTGGAAGTTTTTGACTTCATTGCGCACCACGACGGAATCGACCATTTGCGACAGAGGGACCATCGCCGGAATCAGTTCGTCGTAACGGACCTGGATCTGCTGATAATCGGCGATTTGTTTTTGCGGATCGCGCTCCAGCAGCGCTTTGTCGATCATCTCGTTCAGTGGTTTGTCGTAGAAACTGGTGCGCCAGCCCTGGAAGTTGGTGAGTCGCGCTTCGTCGCTGTTGTCAGGGTTATAAACCAGCGCACGCAGGCTGGAGTGCGGATGCGGCTCGACACCACTTCCGCCGCGCCCAACCAGCATGTCGAACTTACGCTCGCGCATCGCACCGTAAATCTGGTTCCCGGTGCCGGTGATGATTTTGGCGTTGATCCCCGCCTGCATCAGCGTGGACTGCACGGCAATGGCGATATTGAGGAACGGCTGATCCGCCAGCACGCGCAGGGTGGTGTCGAAACCTTGCGGATAGCCCGCTTCGGCCAGCAGCTTTTTGGCGCGCGGAATATCCAGCCGGTAGCCAGGGTCCGGCAGCGTCGACGGCATTCCGGCTTTGATCGGGCGCTGGTGCAACACGCCGTAGCCCGGCATCAGCGCTTTGTTGATACCCTGATAATCAATCAGGTAGCGCACCGCTTCGCGCACTTTCGGGTTGGCGAAGTGCGCCTCTTTCATGCTCATCGCCACGTAATAAACGGTCCCTTTCTGCACGGCTTCAACCGTCAGCTGAGGGTCTTTGCGCAGGGCGTTGATATCGGACACCGCCATGTTATTGGCAATATCCAGATCGCCTTTCTCAATCATCAGCCGCAGGGTTTGCGACTCCTGAAAATGGCGCAACACGATGCGGTTCATTTTCGGCTCTTCGCGCCAGTAGTGCGGGTTGCGCTGCATGCGCAGAACATCCTTCGCCTGCCAGGTATCGAGCATAAACGGGCCAGAACCGGCCTCGTTGGTGGTCAGCCAGCGATTCCCCCAGTCGTTGTTCACTTCGTGAGATTGCACCGTTTTACTGTCGAGCACGCCGAGATTGCCGAGCGCCCCAAGAGAGTAAATCACCAGCTGCGGATCGTTCGGCTTGGGCAGCACGATCTGCACGGTGTAGTCGTCGGGCGCGCTGATTTGGTTATCGATATTTTTCTTGCTGAAACCGTAAGATTTCCACACCGATGCTTGCGCCAGATTCAGGTGCAGCAGACGGCGCATTGACCAAACCACATCCTGCGCGGTGAGCGGATTCCCGGAGTGGAATTTGACGTTATCGCGCAGATGGAAAGTCAGGGTTTTGCCGTCCGGCGCGATCTCCCAGGATTTCGCCAGCGCGGGCCTGACGTTGGTCAGTTCGTTCGGGTCGAGTTCCACCAGCGAATCGTAGAGATTCACCACGATGCCGACCACTTCGTTGCCGGTCATTGCGGCCGGATCAAGCGTCAGCAGGTTGTTCATGTTCATGCCGATGATGAGCTGGTCGGGCGGCGTTTTCGCATATGCCGCCCCGCTCCCCATCATCAGCGAGAGCGCGAGTAAGCACGCCCTCAACAGAGGAGTTTGTTTCATGTATATATCGCCTGTAGGGTACGTTTTGCCGGATGGCGGCTCACGCCTTATCGGGCCTACGGGGCCACGTAGGCCCGATTAGCGCAGCGCCATCGGGCATTTTTATTGTTCAGTCGTGGCTGACTGTATTGGCTTCGATATACGCAAAATTGATGTCTTCGCCGAGACCCGGTCGGTCCGGCAAGCTGACCATGCCGTGTTCATCCATCGGGTCGACGAGGCTGTGGAGATAGGCAGCCGGTTGGTCGTAATCAAGGAACGGATGCAGCAGGCCGCGCTCATACCAGCGGCAGTTCTTAATTGCGCCGATCACCGCCAGGCTGGCCGCGCCGTTGCCGTGAACTTCGCAGTCCATGCCGAAGGATTCCGCGAGGTTTGCCACTTTCAGCGTCGGCGAAATCCCGCCTACGCCGTTGGCTCCTGCGCGAAGAATGTCGCAGGCCCCGGCTTTTATCCAGTCGGCGCGACTGTGGTGTTTTCCGCCCAGGCTTTCCGGGCCAATAATTGGAATCGACAGGTTTTCCGCCAGCCATGCGTAGGAGGCCATACTCTCCTCTTCCATCGGCTCTTCGAACCACGCGAAGTTGAGTTTTTCCAGCTCTTTGCCGATGTATAGCGCTTCAGTGCGGCTGTACCAGTGGTATCCGTCAATCATCAGATCGATATCCGGTCCGACCGCTTCACGCACGGCGGCGCAGGCTTTGACGTCCATTTTCGGGTTCGGTGCAAACGAGACGGGCGGCATCCAGGTGTGCAGTTTGATGGCTTTGTATCCGCGCGCCACCAGGGTTTCGGCAAAGCTCGCGTACTCGTCCGGCGTCGACAGACCGCCCGGGAGATCGTCCCCGCACATGGTGCTGCCGTAAGCCGGAACTTTATCGCGGTAACCGCCGAGCAGTTTCCACACCGGCATATTCAGTTTGCGACCAATCAGATCCCACAGCGCCTGCTCAATGAATCCGAGGGCGCGCTCGGTGAGCTGATGTGCGCTCCCGCGCTGCCAGTGCGCCAGTTCCTGCCAGATTTTTTCGCGGTTGAACGCATCCTGCCCGATCAGCACTTTGCGAAAGAAGGTATTGACCACAAAAGGGCGCACCACTTCCGGCGGCGCAAAAGCATACCCTTTGGTGCCATCGTCTGCCGTAATACTCAGCATTGCCATTTTGGCCATGTTTTCCGGACCTGGGTGCGAATGCCCGGCGCTGTCGGAAACCCGTCGCGTCGGATACTGGAAGACGGTGACGTTTACAGATTCTATTTTCATTATCAGTCCTTAAAACTACAGAGGTTCAGAGCGACGTCGTAATTTGAAAAGCCGTTTCGAAAGTAACTTTAAGCGCAAAATTCATCCGCTGCCTTAGACAAATTCCGCTAAGCATCGGTCATTTATTGGGCATATGCACGGGGAGGAGTGACACTTTTCACAAAAGACAGGGGAAGTGTGAAGTTGATCGGGATGGGTGTTTGAATGAAATGAAAAAGGGTTTCGGGTTTAAGTGCGGTGCGGTCTGGGCCCCTCACCCCGGCCCTCTCCCAAAGGGAGAGGGAGAAAAGAAAGTCCCCTCTCCCACAGAAAGTGGAGAAGTCATAGTCCCCTCTCCCACATGAAGTGGAGAAGTCATAGTCCCCTCTCCCAAATGAAGTGGAGGAGTCATAGTTCCCTCTCCCTGTGGGAGAGGGTTAGGGTGAGGGCAACAGGCTACGCGATACTCACCTTCGTATCCAAATACACATCCTGCACCGCGTTAATCAGCTTAACGCCGTCGGCCATCGATTTTTTAAACGCTTTACGACCGAGAATGAGCCCCATGCCGCCCGCGCGTTTATTGATAACCGCCGTTCGTACCGCGTCGGTCAGATCCGTTTCGCCGCCTGCCGCGCCGCCGGAGTTAATCAGCCCTGCACGCCCCATGTAGCAGTTGGCGAGCTGGTAGCGCACCAGATCGATCGGGTTATCGCTGGTCAGCTTGCTGTAGACGCGGTCGTCGGTGTACCCAAAGTTCACCGCCTTGTAGCCGCCGTTATTCTCAGCCATTTTCTGCTTCACGATATCCGCACCGATGGTCGCCGCCAGATGGTTCGCCTGGCCGGTGAGATCCGCAGACACGTGGTAATCCACGCCATCTTTCTTAAACGCGTTGTTACGCAGATAGGCCCACAGCACCGTCACCATGCCCAGTTCGTGCGCACGCTCAAACGCTGCCGAGATCTCTTCAATCTGACGACGAGACTGTTCAGAGCCAAAGTAAATGGTCGCCCCCACCGCCACCGCGCCCATGTTGAAGGCCTGTTCAACGCTGGCATACAACGTCTGATCGTATTCGGTTGGGTAGCTCAGGGTTTCGTTGTGGTTCAGTTTTACAAGGAATGGAATGCGGTGCGCGTAACGGCGCGACACCGAAGCCAGCACGCCGTAAGTTGACGCCACGCAGTTACAGCCAGCTTCTATCGCCAGCTCAACAATATTCTTCGGATCGAAATAGAGCGGATTGGCGGCAAACGATGCCCCCGCGGAGTGCTCAACGCCCTGGTCAACGGGCAGAATGGACAGATAGCCCGTCCCGGCAAGGCGTCCGGTGTTGTACAGCGTCTGCATATTTCGCAGCACCGCAGGCGGGCGATTGTTATCCATCATCACCCGATCAACATAGTCGTGGCCCGGCAGGTAGAGCTGATCGGCTGGAATAGTCATACAACGATGCTGTAAAAGGCTGTCGGCGTCTTTGCCAAGCAGCTGCGCAATATCAGTCATAGCGATGCTCCCGTAAGTTCCGACATCATGTCGGAGCGTGTTATCCATACCCACAAATTTGTGAGCAGACTAAGCCTGGACCCGACTTAACCTAATTTCCAGCATTCGCAACTTTTTTCAGCACAATCTGCTGGCTCGTTTCGTGTACAACAAAACTGTTACATTGATCAAACATTCGCCCCAAAGGTATTTAAAAGGTATTATTGAGTGGTATGTTAAAGGCGTACCCTCTCTGACATGCAGGATTAAACAATGAAAACGAAAGTCCAACTGTCATTCATGATGTTTGTTGAATGGTTTATCTGGGGCGCGTGGTTTGTGCCGCTGTGGCTGTGGCTGAGTAAAAGCGGCTTTACCGCCGGGGAAATTGGCTGGTCTTATGCCTGTACGGCCATCGCGGCGATCCTCTCGCCGATCCTCGTCGGCTCGCTGACGGACCGCTTCTTTGCCGCGCAAAAAGTGCTGGCGGTGCTGATGTTTGCCGGGGCGATTTTGATGTACTTCGCCGCCCAGCAGACCGAATTCAGCGCCTTCTTCCCGTTGCTGCTGCTCTACTCTCTGACCTACATGCCGACCATCGCGCTGACCAACAGCATTGCCTTTGCTAACGTCGACGACGTCGAGGCCGATTTCCCGCGCATCCGCGTGATGGGGACTATTGGCTGGATTGCCTCCGGTCTGGCCTGCGGATTCCTGCCGGAAATGCTCGGCTTTAACGACATTTCGGACACCAATATTCCTCTGCTGATGACGGCAGCCAGCTCCGCGCTGCTGGGCGTATTTGCCCTGACACTGCCGAATACGCCACCGAAGAGTACCGGCAAGCTGGACATCAAAGTGATGCTGGGGCTGGACGCGCTGATTTTGCTGCGCGATAAAAACTTCCTCGTGTTCTTCTTCTGCTCGTTCCTGTTTGCGATGCCGCTGGCGTTCTATTACATCTTCGCCACGGGCTATCTCACCGAAGTGGGGATGAAAAACGCCACCGGCTGGATGACGCTCGGCCAGTTCTCTGAAATCTTCTTTATGCTGGCGCTGCCGTTCTTCACTAAGCGCTTTGGTATCAAAAAGGTCTTGCTGCTGGGCCTGATCACCGCCGCCATCCGCTACGGCTTCTTTGTCTTCGGCGGCGCGGACCAATACTTCACTTACGCCCTGCTGTTCCTCGGCATTTTGCTCCACGGCGTGAGCTACGACTTTTACTACGTCACCGCCTATATCTACGTGGACAAAAAAGCGCCGGTGCATATGCGCACCGCAGCACAAGGGCTGATCACGCTGTGCTGCCAGGGCTTTGGCAGCCTGCTGGGCTACCGCCTGGGCGGCGTGATGATGGAAAAAATGTTTGCTTATAAAGAGCCTGTGAATGGGTTGACCTTCAACTGGGCCGGAATGTGGGCGTTCGGTGGCATCATGATTGCCGTCATCGCCGTTCTGTTTATGCTGTTTTTCCGCGAATCGGACAAAGAGATCACCGCAATCGAGGTGGTCGATGGCGATACCGCGCTGACACGAGGGGAAGTTAAATGAAAGCAGAACGTATTCTCGGAGCCCTGTACGGGCAGACGTTGGGGGATGCGATGGGCATGCCGTCAGAGCTGTGGCCAAGAAGCCGCGTGAAAGCCCACTTTGGCTGGATCGACCGCTTTTTACCCGGTCCGGCAGAGAATAATGCCGCCTGTTATTTTGGCCGCGCGGAGTTTACGGATGATACGTCGATGGCCCTGAGCCTGGCGGATGCGATTATCGAATGCGACGGACAGATCAACCCAGACGCCATCGGCAGACATATCCTGCTGTGGGCGGAAGAGTTTGATGCCTTTAACAAGAACGTACTCGGCCCGACGTCGAAAATTGCGCTGAATGCCATTCGCGCGGGCAAGCCGGTGAGCGAGCTGGAAAACAATGGTGTCACCAACGGGGCGGCAATGCGTGCATCGCCGCTGGGCTGCCTGCTCCCGGCGACCCGTCTTGAGCATTTTGTCGAGCAGGTGGCGCTGGCGTCCAGCCCGACGCACAAATCGGATCTGGCGATTGCCGGGGCGGTGGTGATCGCCTGGGCCATCTCCCGCGCCATCGACGGCGAAAGCTGGCAAAACATTGTCGACGCCCTGCCCGGCATCGCGCGTTATGCCCAGGAGGCCAAAACCACTACGTTTAGCGCGTCTCTGGCCGCACGTCTGGAACTGGCGCTCAAAACCGTTCGCGAGGCTAACGGCATTGATTCCGCCAGCGAGCAGATTTATCAGCTGATCGGCGCGGGCACCAGCACCATCGAATCCGTTCCGGCGGCGATTGCAATGGTCGAACTGGCCGGCACCGACCCAAACCGCTGCGCGATTTTGTGCGCGAATCTCGGCGGCGATACGGA
Above is a window of Lelliottia jeotgali DNA encoding:
- a CDS encoding ADP-ribosylglycohydrolase YegU, translated to MKAERILGALYGQTLGDAMGMPSELWPRSRVKAHFGWIDRFLPGPAENNAACYFGRAEFTDDTSMALSLADAIIECDGQINPDAIGRHILLWAEEFDAFNKNVLGPTSKIALNAIRAGKPVSELENNGVTNGAAMRASPLGCLLPATRLEHFVEQVALASSPTHKSDLAIAGAVVIAWAISRAIDGESWQNIVDALPGIARYAQEAKTTTFSASLAARLELALKTVREANGIDSASEQIYQLIGAGTSTIESVPAAIAMVELAGTDPNRCAILCANLGGDTDTIGAMATAICGALHGVQAIDPALKAELDAVNQLDFNYYCDHLLNYREQREGA
- a CDS encoding nucleoside transporter YegT encodes the protein MKTKVQLSFMMFVEWFIWGAWFVPLWLWLSKSGFTAGEIGWSYACTAIAAILSPILVGSLTDRFFAAQKVLAVLMFAGAILMYFAAQQTEFSAFFPLLLLYSLTYMPTIALTNSIAFANVDDVEADFPRIRVMGTIGWIASGLACGFLPEMLGFNDISDTNIPLLMTAASSALLGVFALTLPNTPPKSTGKLDIKVMLGLDALILLRDKNFLVFFFCSFLFAMPLAFYYIFATGYLTEVGMKNATGWMTLGQFSEIFFMLALPFFTKRFGIKKVLLLGLITAAIRYGFFVFGGADQYFTYALLFLGILLHGVSYDFYYVTAYIYVDKKAPVHMRTAAQGLITLCCQGFGSLLGYRLGGVMMEKMFAYKEPVNGLTFNWAGMWAFGGIMIAVIAVLFMLFFRESDKEITAIEVVDGDTALTRGEVK